AGTGCTTGACAGTATGACGATAATGATATTGAATTATTTCAAATCTTCCTTCCGGGCTATTTAATGGTTAATACATATGTCGAACAGTTTGGCGATATTGTGGTAATCCACATAGAGGGAATATTTAATATCGACAGCCTCACCAAGATCGAATACGTGTGGATGGCCCAGATCAGAAAAATGCCGCGGGTGATCGCCATCAACTGTCAGAAGCTTGAATCGCTTGATTCATCGGCGATCGGCTTTATCGTCAAGTTTTTCAATTATGCCATGGCCCAGGGCATCATGCTGGTGTTCTACGATTTGAATCCCCTGCTCCAGAAACTTTTTGCGACCGCCAAGCTCGACCGGTATTTTAACATTACATCGCGGTCCGATTTTGAAAACCGCTATGTCCTCCACACGGCGCCCTCCCTGTACGCCTCCTATGAGGTCATGTAGGCCCCCGGCACCTCGCCATCGCGATTGTTATCCGACACGTTCACGGTGAGTGAAGTTATTTCGCGGGGTGACTATTTTTGCTTTATTCCCAGGTTATGCCCGCATTTCGAGCAGGAGCCGCCGGCGAGGTTCTCTATCCTGATATGGTAGCCTGCCCTCCTTATGGCCGTTGCGCCGCAGGAGGGGCAGCGGGTGTCATGTCCCCGTTCATGGGACGAGACGTTGCCGCAGTATACGTAGTCCAGTTTTTTCTCGGCTTCCTCGTGGACCTTCATCATGAAGGCGACATCCGTGGCGTCTCGGTCGTACCGGTAATTGGGGTAGTAGCGGGATATGTGCCACGGTATGGCGCGGTCGACCGAGGCGATGAAGTCGATGATATCCATCATCTCCGTCATATCGTCGTTGATGCCGGTGACCACCAGGGTGGTCAGCTCGATATGGCAGCCCCGCTCATGGGCGAGACGGATCGTCGAGAGCACGTCGGCGAGCCGCGCTTTCTGGACCTTTTTCATGGTGTCTTCGCGAAAGGTTTTCAGGTCTATGTTCATGGCGTCTACGCAGCCGAGGAGCTTTTCCAGGGGCTCCCTGTTGATGAAACCGTTCGTCACCATGACGTTGAGGAGGCCCCCCTCCCTGGCCAGCATGGCCGTGTCATGGACATACTCGTACCAGATGATCGGCTCCGAATAGGTATAGGCGATGCCGATGGAACCCTCCCTGAGGGCCGCGCCGACGATGTCCGCTGATGAATAATAGGAGGTGCGGGCCGCCAGGTCCTGTGAGATATGCCAGTTCTGGCAGTAGGGGCACTTCATGTTGCATCCCTTGGT
The sequence above is drawn from the Spirochaetota bacterium genome and encodes:
- the amrS gene encoding AmmeMemoRadiSam system radical SAM enzyme: MNAREAAFYEKQGAGSVRCLLCPHNCSINEGKHGICGARKNSGGVLISEIYGRLTAVAMDPIEKKPLYHFHPGTAILSIGTKGCNMKCPYCQNWHISQDLAARTSYYSSADIVGAALREGSIGIAYTYSEPIIWYEYVHDTAMLAREGGLLNVMVTNGFINREPLEKLLGCVDAMNIDLKTFREDTMKKVQKARLADVLSTIRLAHERGCHIELTTLVVTGINDDMTEMMDIIDFIASVDRAIPWHISRYYPNYRYDRDATDVAFMMKVHEEAEKKLDYVYCGNVSSHERGHDTRCPSCGATAIRRAGYHIRIENLAGGSCSKCGHNLGIKQK
- a CDS encoding STAS domain-containing protein, whose product is MVNTYVEQFGDIVVIHIEGIFNIDSLTKIEYVWMAQIRKMPRVIAINCQKLESLDSSAIGFIVKFFNYAMAQGIMLVFYDLNPLLQKLFATAKLDRYFNITSRSDFENRYVLHTAPSLYASYEVM